ACGAGGCCGCTTCAGACGACGAAGATCTCTTCGTTGTCGAAGAATGTCGAATGCACGATCGGGGTGCCCTGGGTGATTTCCACCAGATCCTCCATATGCAGCCCCTTCTTGCCGACCCAACGCACCCGGGTCTCGACCGTCGACATCATTCCCGGCTCATAGGCCAGCGTCTCGTGCGGGCTGATGATCGGATGCTCGTGCACCTGCAGGCCGATGGAATGGCCGTTATGCGCATAAGGGAACGGAATGCCGGCCTGCTCGTGCGCCTTGGTGGCGGCATCGAAAAGCTGGCGGCCGGTATTGCCCGGCCGCAGCATGTCGATGATCCGGTGGTGGATGTCGCGGAGCTTCCTCCAGGTCTCCTTCTCCTCCGCGCTCGGCTTGCCGACCTTCGCCGTGCGGCCGACATTGGAATAGTACTCGCGGTAGAATCCGCCGGAATCCGCCTTGACGATGTCGCCCTTCTGCACGCGGTAGTCGCCCGGCGTCATGTGCGGAAACCCGGTATTGGGGCCGGCATTGATATGGTTGAAGGCGATGGCGTCGGCGCCGGAGCGCATGATCTCCAGCGCCAGCCGCTCGGCCAGGCTCTTCTCGGTCTCGCCCACCTGCACCGTGGCATAGGTCGCCATCATCGCCTTCTCGGTGCCGCGAAACCCTTGGGCCAGAATCTCCATCTCTTTCGCCGTCTTGAACATGCGCACGCGCCGGAAGACCGGCTCGGCCGCCCCGATCCTGAGCTCGGGCAATGCCTGGGCGAGCTGGTTGTAGTACTTGGCCGGCAGATATTCCGTCTCGATCGCGACATGGCCGCGTTCGAGCTTGAGCTCCTTCAGGGTATCGACGAGCAGATCGATCGGCTGGGTGACGAACTCCTTGTAGTCGCGAACGTCCTGGATCCAGGATTCGCGCTGCACATAGCCGGTCTCCACCTTGCAGATGACGTAGACCGGCTCGCGACCCTTGGCCCAGACGATCATCGCCAGGCGGTCGCGGATGCTGGTCTGGGTCGAGATGACCACGTCGCCGACGTAGCGGACATTCTCGGGCGAAACGGCGATCACCGCATCGAACTCGCTCTTCTCGATCGCGCGGCGCATGCCTGCCATGTCGCCCATCGCGTCTTCCATCTTCTTCATCGCAGGGTGCCTCCTTGCGGTCGGCTGCAGGGCCGCCGCGCGTTGCATGACTGGTGTTCGGCCGGGCTCACGGAATCGACGCCTGGCTCAGCCTGAGGATCTTGTCCGAGGGCGACTGAAAGCCGGTGAGCTTCGCGCTGACGCCGTAGACGCTGGGCAACCCGAACAGAAACACCGCCGGATTCTCCTCGTGCAGAATTGCCATCATGCGTTGATAGGCGGCGAGCCGCTTCGCCTGATCCACCGTGGTCCGCGCCTCGAGGAAGAGCTTTTCGTATTCCGTATTGACCCAGACGCTGCGCTGGCTGTCCTTGGTGAACCACACGGCGGCGAAGTCGGCGTCGCCGACGCTGTACCAGCCGACCATGTGGACCGGCCCCATGTCCTGGGCGCTTGCCATCTTGGTGAACACCCCACCCTCGACGACGTTGACCTGCGCCATCACGCCGACCTGGCCCAGCATGCCGGCGACGGCGTTGCAGATGTCGACGTCCGAGAGGTACTTGCCCGAGCGCGTGGTGAGCGAGGTGGCGAACCCGTTGGGATAGCCCGCCTCGGCCAGGAGCGCCTTCGCCTTTGCCGGGTCATAGGCCCGGGCCTGGACGGTGGGGTTGAAGCCGAAGGTGTTCGAGGTCAAGAGCTGGCCCTGCAGCAGCGAGCCGGTGCCGCCCAGCATCTGCTTCAGGATGAGCGGCTTGTCGATGGCGTAGTCCATCGCCAGCCGAACCTTCGGGTTGTCGAAGGGGGGCTTGCGCACATCCATGGTGAGGATGAGGCCGACCGTGGATTCGACCGCGGCGATCTTCGCGTTGCTGCCCTTCTGCTCGACCCGCGGAATGAGATCGATGGGCACTTCCTCGACGATCTGCGCTTCGCCTGCGAGCAAGGCCGCGACCCGCGTGGTCGGCTCGGGGATTTGGCGGATCACGACCCGGTCCACCTTGGGCGCGCCCGCCCAGTAGCTCCTGTTGGCGACGAGCTCATAGCGATCTCCCGGAACCCAGCGTTGGAACTGGAAGGGACCGGTGCCGAGAGGATGCTTGGCCACGCCGTCCGCGCCGACCTTCTCAAAATAGTGCTTCGGCTCGATCGGGATGTCGCCCAGCCCGTTGACCAGCGTCGGGAACGGCCCCTTGGTCGAAATGTCGATCGTCTTGGCATCGACGACACGGGTCGCAGCGACCTCGCCGATGCGGCTGCGCGAGCCGTAGACCGTCTTTGGATCCATGATCCGATCGATGGTGAATTTGACGTCTTCGGCGGTGAAGGGCGCGCCGTCATGGAACTTGACACCTTGGCGAAGATGGAAGCGCCAGGTGGTAGCGTCGATGGCTTCCCAGCTCGTGGCCAAGCCCGGCTTGATGTTGCCGGCATCGTCGC
This region of Pseudomonadota bacterium genomic DNA includes:
- a CDS encoding aminopeptidase P family protein, translating into MKKMEDAMGDMAGMRRAIEKSEFDAVIAVSPENVRYVGDVVISTQTSIRDRLAMIVWAKGREPVYVICKVETGYVQRESWIQDVRDYKEFVTQPIDLLVDTLKELKLERGHVAIETEYLPAKYYNQLAQALPELRIGAAEPVFRRVRMFKTAKEMEILAQGFRGTEKAMMATYATVQVGETEKSLAERLALEIMRSGADAIAFNHINAGPNTGFPHMTPGDYRVQKGDIVKADSGGFYREYYSNVGRTAKVGKPSAEEKETWRKLRDIHHRIIDMLRPGNTGRQLFDAATKAHEQAGIPFPYAHNGHSIGLQVHEHPIISPHETLAYEPGMMSTVETRVRWVGKKGLHMEDLVEITQGTPIVHSTFFDNEEIFVV